CGACGTTGCGCAGGAAGTTGCTGAGCGTGGTCTCCACCCGCGCGCGCACCAGCGCGCGGTGCAGCCACTGGCTCAGGCGCTTGGCGATCCACATCCCCAGTACCAGGATGACCAGCGCCACGCCCCAGTTGAGCGCGTACTGCGCCCAGTCCAGGTCGCGCCAGTCGAAGGATTGCCGCGCCCGCGCCGGCGCGGCGGGGGCGGCCGCCGCAGCCGCAGCTGCCGCCAGCCAGGTTCCCGCCATGCCCATCAGCCCTGGCTCTTCAGCTTGGCCAGGCGCAGCCAGGTATCGACCACGGTATCGGGGTTCAGCGACACCGACTCGATGCCTTCCTGCATCAGCCACTCGGCCAGGTCGGGATGGTCCGACGGACCCTGGCCGCAGATGCCCACGTACTTGCCCTTGGCGCGCGCGGCCTTGATCGCCATCGACAGCATCTTCTTCACCGCCGGATTGCGCTCGTCGAACAGGTGCGCCACGATCGACGAATCGCGGTCCAGGCCCAGGGTGAGCTGGGTCAGGTCGTTGGAGCCGATCGAGAAGCCGTCGAAGATCTCCAGGAACTCGTCGGCCAGCAGCGCGTTCGACGGCACCTCGCACATCATGATGATCTTCAGGTTGTTCTCGCCCTGGCGCAGCCCGTTCTGGGCCAGCACCTCGATGACCTTGCGGCCTTCCTCGAGGGTGCGCACGAACGGGATCATCACCCACATGTTGTCCAGGCCCATCTCGTTGCGGACCTTGAGCACCGCCTTGCATTCCAGCGCGAACGCGGCCGAGAAGCTCGGATCGACGTAGCGGCTGGCGCCGCGGAAGCCGATCATCGGGTTCTCTTCGTGCGGCTCGTAGTTGCTGCCGCCGATCAGGTTGGCGTACTCGTTGGACTTGAAGTCCGACAGGCGCACGATCACCGGGTTCGGCGCCACCGACGCGGTCAGCGTGGCGATGCCTTCGGCCAGGCGGTTGATGTAGAACGTGACCGGATCGGCGTAGCCGGCGATCTTCTCGTCGATCTTCTTCTTGGTCGCCGCGTCCTGCTTGGCGTATTCCAGCAGCGCGTTGGGATGGATGCCGATGTGCGCGGCGATGATCATCTCCAGCCGCGCCAGGCCGATGCCGGCGTTGGGCAGCTGGCCGAAGTCGAACGCGCGCTCCGGGTTGGCCACGTTCATCATGATCTTCAGCGGCGCCGGCGGCATGTTGCCCAGGTCGGTGGTGGTGCGCTCGAACGGCAGCACGTCGGCGTAGATGAAGCCGGTGTCGCCCTCGGCGCAGCTGACCGTGACCTCGCGGCCATCCTCGATCAGCTCCATCGCGTTGCCGGTGCCGACCACCGCCGGCACGCCCAGCTCGCGGGCGATGATCGCCGCGTGGCAGGTGCGGCCGCCGCGGTTGGTGACGATCGCCGAGGCGCGCTTCATCACCGGTTCCCAATCGGGGTCGGTCATGTCCGCGACCAGCACGTCGCCGGGCTGCACCCGGCTCATGTCCTCCAGGCTGCGCACCACGCGGGCCACGCCGGCGCCGATCTTCTGGCCGATGGCGCGGCCTTCGGCGATCACCGTGCCGCGCTTTTCCAGCGCGAAGCGCTCGATCTGGGTGGCATGGCCGCGCGACTTCACCGTCTCCGGCCGCGCCTGCACGATGAACAGCTTGCCGCTGACGCCGTCCTTGGCCCACTCGATGTCCATCGGCCGCTGGTAGTGCTTCTCGATCACCAGCGCCTGCTTGGACAGTTCCTGCACGTCCTCGTCGCTGATCGAGAAGGTGTTGCGCAGTTCGGCCGGGGTGTCCTCGATGCGCACGCGCTCGCCGGGCACGTCCGAGTACACCATGCGGATCAGCTTGCTGCCCAGCGAACGGCGCAGGATCGCCGGCTTGCCGGCATTGAGGGTGGGCTTGTAGACGTAGAACTCGTCGGGATTGACTGCGCCCTGCACGACCATCTCGCCGAGGCCGAAGCTCGAGGTAACGAACACCACGTCGCGGAAACCGGACTCGGTGTCGAGCGTGAACAGCACGCCGGAGGCGCCGACGCCGGAGCGCACCATCAGCTGCACGCCGGCCGACAGGAACACGTCCTCGTGCTTGAAGCCGTGGTGCACGCGGTAGGCGATGGCGCGGTCGTTGTACAGGCTGGCGAAGACTTCCTTGACCTTGTGCAGCACGTCGTCGGCGCCGGTCACGTTGAGGAAGGTCTCCTGCTGGCCGGCGAAGCTGGCGTCGGGCAGGTCCTCGGCGGTGGCCGAGGAGCGCACCGCCACGGCGACTTCGCCGCCGCCGTTCTCGGCGCACAGCTGCGCATAGGCCTCGCGGATCGCCTGGTCCAGCTCGGGCTGCAGCGGCGCCTCGGTGACCCAGCCGCGGATTTCCTTGCCGGCCGCGGTCAGCGCGCCGACGTCTTCCACGTCCAGCGTTTCCAGCTTGTCGAAGATGCGCTGGTAGAGGTTGTTGTGGGCGACGAACGCCTTGAACGCTTCGGCAGTGGTGGCGAAGCCGCCGGGTACCGAGACTCCCAAACCCGCCAGGTTGCCGATCATTTCGCCGAGGGAAGAGTTCTTGCCACCGACGCGGGCCAGGTCGGTCAAGCGCAACTCGTGCAACCAAAGGATGTTCTCGTTCAAGCGCGATGCTCCGTTGGGCCATCGCCCGAGGCGGGCAGAGTGGCCGCGTCCATGGGGGAAGAAGCCGATATCATGCAGTGCGCACCCGAGTCGGCACAAGCGCGGGCGGGTGCATCCGTTGGGTTTCAGCAGGGAGAATTCAGGCTATGTCGACGATCCGACCGGTGTTCTACGTGTCCGATGGAACCGGTATCACCGCTGAAACCATTGGGCATAGCCTGCTCACCCAGTTCAGCGGTTTCAGCTTCGTCACCGACCGCATGTCGTTCATCGACGATCCGGAAAAAGCGCGCGAAGCGGCGCAGCGCATCCATGCCGCGGGCGAGCGTTACCAGGTGCGGCCGATCGTGGTCAACTCCTGCGTCGATCCGCAGCTGAGCATGCTGCTGTCCGAAAGCGGCGCGCTGATGCTCGACGTGTTCGCGCCGTTCATCGAGCCGCTGGAGCGCGAATTGAACGCGCCGCGGCATTCGCGGGTGGGGCGGGCGCACGGCATGGTCGATTTCGAGACCTACCACCGCCGCATCAACGCGATGAACTTCGCGCTGGCCCACGACGACGGCATCGCGATCAACTACGACGAGGCCGACCTGATCCTGGTCGCCGTCTCGCGCGCCGGCAAGACGCCGACCTGCATCTACCTGGCGCTGCACTACGGCGTGCGCGCGGCCAACTATCCGCTGACCGAGGAGGACCTGGAGCACGACCGGCTGCCGCCGCGGCTGCGCCCGTACCGCAACAAGCTGTTCGGGCTGACCATCGATCCGGACCGCCTGCAGCAGATCCGCCAGGAGCGGCGGCCGAATTCGCGCTATTCCAACCTGGAGACCTGCCGTCGCGAGGTGTCCGCGGCCGAGACCATGTTCAGGATGGAGCGGATCCCGACCCTGAGCACCACGCATACCTCGATCGAGGAGATTTCCAGCAAGGTGCTGGCGACGCTGGGCCTGCAGCGCGAGATGTTCTGAATGCGGCGGGGGCTGGCGACGGCGCAGGACCTGCGTGTCGGGCAGGGGCTCCAATCGCGCTGCCGAGACTTCCAAGGTAGGCCGCCGCGGGCGATCCGTCAATGCTGCCGCGCGGGCGGCGCAGCGTGTAGCATCGGCCCCATGCAGCACGCCCTGACCCGCAGCGAACGCATCCCCCGGCTCAGCCGATTCGGCTGGCTGATGGGGCTGTATGCCGAGAACTTCGTGCACCTGAACCGCCTGTTCGTGCCCTCGGACCTGGCCGTGGGCAGCTACCTGTCCTCGGTCGGCGACGGCCTGGACCTGCGCCTGGACGTGATCGAGCACCACCGCTACACGGTGGAGCTGCGCCTCACCTACGACCTGTGCGACCCGCTCACCGGCGAGCCGGACCCCTCGGCCTACGTGCGCCTGTACCGCGACGCGCGCCAGGCCGAGACCACGCACTGCTACGTCGGCCGCCGCTGGCAGGACGTGATGGGGCTGTATCCGCCGCCGGCGGAGCTGATCAGCCACCGCATGCGCATGAACACCTTCCTCAGCAAATGGCTGGAGTACCTGGCCGAGCGCGGCCATGGCGTGGCCACGCTGAAGCCGGCCGCGCCGTTGCCGCGGCCGGCGCAGGGCGCGCCGACGCCGGTGGCCTAGACCGCGCGCCGCGGCGGATGCGGCATACTGCGCGCCCGCCGACTCGCCCGACCGCCGCATGCCCTACACCCCGATCGTCGCCACCCTGGGCTACGTGCTCTCGCCCGACCGTTCCAAGGTGCTGCTGATCCATCGCAACGCGCGGCCCGGCGACCATCACCTGGGCAAGTACAACGGCCTGGGCGGCAAGGTCGAGGCGGACGAGGACGTGCTCGACGGCATGCGCCGCGAGATCCGCGAAGAGGCCGGCATCGAATGCGAGGCGCTGCAGCTGCGCGGCACCATCAGCTGGCCCGGCTTCGGCAAGCATGGCGAGGACTGGCTGGGCTTCCTGTTCCTGATCAGCGCCTACCGCGGGGAGCCGTTCGCCGAGAACGCCGAAGGCACTTTGGCCTGGGTGCCGGTGGCGGAGATGGAATCGCTGCCGCTGTGGGAGGGCGACCGCCATTTCCTGCCGTTGGTGTTCGACGGCGATCCGCGCCCGTTCCACGGGGTGATGCCGTATCGCGACGGGCGCATGCTGTCGTGGCGCTACTCGCGGGTCTGAGCGCGCCGCGCCTGCGCGCCGCTGCGCTCGGCTTGTCCACAGCGGCTGTGGATCGATCCTGCACAAGCCTGTGGGCAAGCATGGCAAGTCGCTGAATTCGCTGCCTGGTTTTTCCGGATGGCGAAAATTTCACCAGGCCTTGCCGGGCTTCTCCACAGCGGGTGTGGATGGAATCGGCCAAAGTCTGTGGATAAGGGCGGCGCCGCGTTGCAGCGCGACGCCTGCCGACGTATTGGCGAAAAATTCGCCAGCGCCGATCGCCGCCCTGGCCGATGCCGGCCTTGCCGAAACGCGCCGCGCCGCTACTGCGCGGTCCAGCCGCCGTCGATCGCGATGGTCTGCGCGGTGATGTTGCGCGCCGCCGGCGAGGCCAGGAACGCGACGCAGCCGGCCAGCTCGTCGTAGGCGATGAACACGCCCTTGGGCATCGGCTTGAGCATCACCTGCGCGATCACGTCGGCCTCGGAAATGCCGCGGGTGCGCGCCTGGTCGGCGATCTGGCTGTCCACCAGCGGCGTCTTCACGTAGCTGGGGCACAGCGTGTTGATGGTGATGTCGGTATCGGCGGTCTCCAGCGCGATCGCCTTGGAAAATCCGACCAGGCCGTGCTTGGCGGCGACGTAGGCGCTCTTGTACGGGCTGGCGACCAGCGAGTGGATGCTGCCGATGTTGACGATGCGGCCGAAGCCGCGTTCGCGCATGCCCGGCAGCAGCGCCTGGGTCAGCCGCGCCACGCCGGTCAGCATCACCTCCACCAGCAGGCTCCACTTGGCCATCGGGAACTCCTGCAGCGGCGCCACGTGCTGCAGCCCGGCGTTGTTGACCAGCACGTCCACCGGCCGCGACAGCGCCGCCAGCGCCGCGCCGATGCTGGCCTCGCTGGCGACGTCCAGCGCCACCGCTTCGGCCGAACCGCCGGCCGCGCGCAGCTGCGCGGCGACCGCGCCGGCCGCGCCCGCATCCAGGTCGCTGATGACGATGTGGCGGCCGCCGGCGGCCAGTTCGCGGGCGATGCCGGCGCCGATGCCGCTGGCGGCGCCGGTGATCAGGACGGTCTGCATGGGAAGCACCTGTCGGGGGAGGGAGCTGCGCAGCGTAGCAGCGCGGCGCGACGGCGCCATGGCCGCGGTCTCGCCAGTGCGCCGGCGCCAGGCTACCCTGTGCCGGTCGCACCCTTCTCACGCCGGATCCGCCACGCTATGCCGATGAAACGCCACTTCTCCATGCTGCGCGAATTCCAGTTGGCCGACTGGTTCACCCTGGCCAACGCCTTCTGCGGCACCGGCGCGGTGTTCGCGGCGATGCGCTTCCTGCAGGAGGGCCGGCGCAGCGACCTGCTGATCGGCATGGCGCTGATCCCGCTGGCGTTCGTGTTCGACGCGCTGGACGGGCGCGTGGCGCGCTGGCGCAAGTCCTCCTCCACCCTCGGCCGCGAACTGGATTCGCTGGCCGACGTGATCTCCTTCGGCGTCGCCCCGGCGGCGCTGGCCTACGCCTGCGGCATGCAGGGCGGCTGGGATTGGCTGGTGCTGAGCTTCTTCGTGTGCTGCGGGGTCAGCCGTCTGGCGCGCTACAACGTCACCGCCGAGCAACTGGCCGGCGACGGCGACAAGGTGCCGTATTTCGAGGGCACGCCGATCCCGAGCAGCCTGGCGCTGGTGATCGTGCTCGCGGTGGCGGCGTACCTGGGCCATATCGGCGATGCGCTGTGGTGGGGCGAATGGCGGCTGGGGCCGTGGCTGCTGCACCCGCTGGTGCTGCTGTTCGCGCTGTCCGGTTCGTTGATGATCAGCAAGACCCTGCGCATTCCCAAGCCCTGA
The Xanthomonas sp. AM6 DNA segment above includes these coding regions:
- a CDS encoding CDP-alcohol phosphatidyltransferase family protein, with product MKRHFSMLREFQLADWFTLANAFCGTGAVFAAMRFLQEGRRSDLLIGMALIPLAFVFDALDGRVARWRKSSSTLGRELDSLADVISFGVAPAALAYACGMQGGWDWLVLSFFVCCGVSRLARYNVTAEQLAGDGDKVPYFEGTPIPSSLALVIVLAVAAYLGHIGDALWWGEWRLGPWLLHPLVLLFALSGSLMISKTLRIPKP
- a CDS encoding pyruvate, water dikinase regulatory protein: MSTIRPVFYVSDGTGITAETIGHSLLTQFSGFSFVTDRMSFIDDPEKAREAAQRIHAAGERYQVRPIVVNSCVDPQLSMLLSESGALMLDVFAPFIEPLERELNAPRHSRVGRAHGMVDFETYHRRINAMNFALAHDDGIAINYDEADLILVAVSRAGKTPTCIYLALHYGVRAANYPLTEEDLEHDRLPPRLRPYRNKLFGLTIDPDRLQQIRQERRPNSRYSNLETCRREVSAAETMFRMERIPTLSTTHTSIEEISSKVLATLGLQREMF
- a CDS encoding 3-hydroxybutyrate dehydrogenase, with translation MQTVLITGAASGIGAGIARELAAGGRHIVISDLDAGAAGAVAAQLRAAGGSAEAVALDVASEASIGAALAALSRPVDVLVNNAGLQHVAPLQEFPMAKWSLLVEVMLTGVARLTQALLPGMRERGFGRIVNIGSIHSLVASPYKSAYVAAKHGLVGFSKAIALETADTDITINTLCPSYVKTPLVDSQIADQARTRGISEADVIAQVMLKPMPKGVFIAYDELAGCVAFLASPAARNITAQTIAIDGGWTAQ
- a CDS encoding 8-oxo-dGTP diphosphatase, whose translation is MPYTPIVATLGYVLSPDRSKVLLIHRNARPGDHHLGKYNGLGGKVEADEDVLDGMRREIREEAGIECEALQLRGTISWPGFGKHGEDWLGFLFLISAYRGEPFAENAEGTLAWVPVAEMESLPLWEGDRHFLPLVFDGDPRPFHGVMPYRDGRMLSWRYSRV
- the ppsA gene encoding phosphoenolpyruvate synthase — translated: MNENILWLHELRLTDLARVGGKNSSLGEMIGNLAGLGVSVPGGFATTAEAFKAFVAHNNLYQRIFDKLETLDVEDVGALTAAGKEIRGWVTEAPLQPELDQAIREAYAQLCAENGGGEVAVAVRSSATAEDLPDASFAGQQETFLNVTGADDVLHKVKEVFASLYNDRAIAYRVHHGFKHEDVFLSAGVQLMVRSGVGASGVLFTLDTESGFRDVVFVTSSFGLGEMVVQGAVNPDEFYVYKPTLNAGKPAILRRSLGSKLIRMVYSDVPGERVRIEDTPAELRNTFSISDEDVQELSKQALVIEKHYQRPMDIEWAKDGVSGKLFIVQARPETVKSRGHATQIERFALEKRGTVIAEGRAIGQKIGAGVARVVRSLEDMSRVQPGDVLVADMTDPDWEPVMKRASAIVTNRGGRTCHAAIIARELGVPAVVGTGNAMELIEDGREVTVSCAEGDTGFIYADVLPFERTTTDLGNMPPAPLKIMMNVANPERAFDFGQLPNAGIGLARLEMIIAAHIGIHPNALLEYAKQDAATKKKIDEKIAGYADPVTFYINRLAEGIATLTASVAPNPVIVRLSDFKSNEYANLIGGSNYEPHEENPMIGFRGASRYVDPSFSAAFALECKAVLKVRNEMGLDNMWVMIPFVRTLEEGRKVIEVLAQNGLRQGENNLKIIMMCEVPSNALLADEFLEIFDGFSIGSNDLTQLTLGLDRDSSIVAHLFDERNPAVKKMLSMAIKAARAKGKYVGICGQGPSDHPDLAEWLMQEGIESVSLNPDTVVDTWLRLAKLKSQG
- a CDS encoding DUF1249 domain-containing protein, with the protein product MQHALTRSERIPRLSRFGWLMGLYAENFVHLNRLFVPSDLAVGSYLSSVGDGLDLRLDVIEHHRYTVELRLTYDLCDPLTGEPDPSAYVRLYRDARQAETTHCYVGRRWQDVMGLYPPPAELISHRMRMNTFLSKWLEYLAERGHGVATLKPAAPLPRPAQGAPTPVA